A section of the Kluyveromyces lactis strain NRRL Y-1140 chromosome F complete sequence genome encodes:
- a CDS encoding uncharacterized protein (highly similar to uniprot|Q12335 Saccharomyces cerevisiae YDR032C PST2 Protein of unknown function with similarity to members of a family of flavodoxin-like proteins; induced by oxidative stress in a Yap1p dependent manner; GFP-fusion protein localizes to the cytoplasm in a punctate pattern) produces the protein MAKVAIIIYSMYGHVAKTAEYEKKGIEAAGGSADIYQVPETLSEEVLKLMHAPAKPDYPIASKDTLTEYDAYLFGVPTRFGNFPAQWKAFWDTTGGLWASGALHGKVAGFFVSTGTGGGNEMTIVNALSTLAHHGIIYVPLGYKNVFGELTNLDEAHGGSPWGAGTIAGADGSRTPSDLELKVHEIQGKTFYETIQKF, from the coding sequence ATGGCTAAGGTTGCTATTATCATTTATTCTATGTACGGCCATGTTGCTAAGACTGCCGAATACGAAAAGAAGGGTATCGAAGCTGCCGGTGGTTCAGCTGACATCTATCAAGTACCAGAAACTTTATCCGAAGAAGTCTTGAAGTTGATGCATGCTCCAGCCAAACCAGACTATCCAATTGCTTCTAAGGACACTTTGACGGAATATGATGCTTACTTGTTCGGTGTTCCAACTAGATTTGGTAACTTCCCAGCTCAATGGAAGGCTTTCTGGGATACCACTGGTGGTTTGTGGGCCAGCGGTGCCTTGCACGGTAAGGTTGCCggtttctttgtttctaCCGGTACTGGTGGTGGTAACGAAATGACTATTGTCAACGCTTTGTCCACTTTAGCCCACCACGGTATCATTTACGTCCCATTGGGTTACAAAAACGTTTTCGGTGAATTGACAAACTTAGACGAAGCTCATGGTGGTTCTCCATGGGGTGCTGGTACCATTGCCGGTGCAGATGGTTCCAGAACACCATCTGACTTGGAATTGAAGGTTCACGAAATCCAAGGTAAGACTTTCTACGAAACTATCCAAAAGTTTTAG
- the RPI1 gene encoding protein phosphatase regulator REG1 (weakly similar to uniprot|Q00816 Saccharomyces cerevisiae YDR028C REG1 Regulatory subunit of type 1 protein phosphatase Glc7p involved in negative regulation of glucose-repressible genes involved in RNA processing), whose translation MQNNLAAYFAQGNASQGNATPGRVALNRSSSNDEYGTSSVNKQVPNYDDMGPSVSMAVHADDDDHFKNSTFNLKRTRSMGLLDPYIDDTQKLLAGSSSVDSDNFSNSNIDGLSNDLNSGDSSGSMNNINNNNNNNNNNNNNNNNDNENKTDNINKNSNNTSYNDDNDGNDTTLNDTGLNKHNTTVGGTDEDYTDENMQVDNYDDDYEADYDYDYDYKDVEDSNSPPDPGTDDFLIHHDDNDLMYEPNRHVDYLSHKWNENEISQSWRYIILKKKRKDTDLINAARLENASWRTWSKARNNLKTVNPESLNWSKDSDVTWLYGPIVVGDQNNSTSSSKPTSNVEIGNNHAATMGYGSDDENSKRLIQKSQSPGPKPILKKRTVSEIIEENSKWRLDIARQHRKQTSDLHAILDPQSSQTTHDDYDAIAAKVNAQYYKNIHTPPDESVESISPVVTETNSSIVNTTPGPISGSVIETPSARSDPPILSSILTSSMKQKQKRERHIHFNDRVEQCIAVNHNPIDANPNDDEVPMTNTDYHSDDMSDGARSSHQYSDFDDGYRNSGANSVEDYADDEDDEDADSYDYDEDDDEDDEDDGLFISAHTRKNRTNSGASDGTDVANSLRSLSLSKFPNATIKPLPATTLNYGSDDEYYDEDENEWYYGNAVSHNVNTSRGFDYMYDYNSVYTGDTSNFVTVDNSCDILDVPDGIGLDTPIQDANDGYMDDDSRGKIYTYHQSLPVQDDNDEHPDNEFIADSSQPGFSHDDEEHDDNGEELELTAKDPLSLRRTSSIGKSRANSIHDFITPSNSASPVLKQTHSFITGEPLSQHNSTVRRPPLKSPSSGSFLFGSDSDSE comes from the coding sequence ATGCAGAATAATTTAGCGGCGTATTTTGCTCAGGGGAATGCTTCTCAGGGGAATGCTACCCCGGGTAGAGTCGCATTGAACAGAAGCTCATCGAATGATGAATACGGAACAAGCAGTGTAAATAAACAAGTCCCAAATTACGACGATATGGGTCCTTCTGTGTCTATGGCGGTTCATGCTGATGACGACGaccatttcaagaattctacgttcaatttgaaaagaacacGATCCATGGGACTGTTGGATCCATACATCGACGATACTCAGAAACTTCTGGCAGGTTCGAGCTCTGTTGATTCCGATAACTTCTCTAACAGTAACATCGATGGCTTGAGTAACGACCTCAATAGTGGTGACAGTAGCGGGAGCATGAATAATAttaacaacaacaacaacaacaacaacaacaacaacaacaacaacaacaacgaCAACGAAAACAAAACTGATAATATCAATAAAAACAGTAATAATACTTCTTATAATGACGATAACGACGGTAATGATACTACGCTTAATGACACCGGGCTGAATAAACACAATACAACTGTTGGCGGAACCGACGAAGACTACACAGACGAAAACATGCAAGTCGATAACTACGACGATGACTACGAAGCAGATTACGATTACGACTACGACTACAAAGATGTAGAAGATTCTAATTCTCCTCCAGACCCGGGTACTGACGATTTCCTAATTCATCATGATGACAACGACTTGATGTATGAACCCAATAGACATGTGGATTACTTATCTCATAAATGGAACGAAAACGAAATATCTCAGTCATGGCGTTAtatcattttgaaaaagaaacgGAAGGACACAGATTTAATCAATGCTGCAAGGTTGGAAAATGCTTCCTGGAGAACTTGGTCAAAGGCTAGAAATAATCTGAAAACTGTGAATCCAGAATCTTTGAACTGGTCAAAGGATTCTGATGTAACTTGGTTATACGGTCCGATTGTAGTGGGCGATCAAAATAACTCGACGTCGTCATCAAAGCCCACTTCCAACGTTGAAATAGGAAACAATCATGCGGCCACCATGGGGTATGGTTccgatgatgaaaattcaaaaagGTTGATCCAAAAGTCTCAGAGTCCCGGTCCTAAACCTATTCTAAAGAAGAGAACTGTTAGTGAAATTATCGAGGAAAACTCCAAATGGAGATTAGATATAGCAAGGCAGCACAGAAAGCAAACTAGTGACTTGCATGCTATTTTGGATCCGCAGTCAAGTCAGACAACGCATGACGATTATGATGCTATTGCCGCGAAGGTGAATGCACAATATTACAAAAATATCCATACACCGCCTGATGAATCGGTGGAATCTATTTCGCCCGTTGTGACCGAAACAAACTCGTCGATAGTAAATACCACTCCAGGTCCAATCTCTGGCTCTGTGATAGAAACCCCATCCGCAAGATCTGATCCTCCCATATTATCATCGATTCTTACATCATCGATGAAGCAAAAGCAAAAAAGGGAAAGACATattcatttcaatgacCGTGTCGAACAATGTATTGCGGTTAATCATAACCCCATAGACGCTAATCCTAATGATGACGAAGTCCCAATGACAAATACCGATTACCACTCTGACGATATGTCGGACGGTGCCAGATCTTCGCATCAGTATTCTGACTTTGACGATGGATATAGAAATTCAGGGGCCAACAGCGTCGAAGATTACGCcgatgacgaagatgatgaagacgcTGACAGCTACGattatgatgaagatgacgacgaagatgacgaagatgatggGTTATTTATCAGTGCACATACTAGAAAAAATCGAACCAATTCGGGGGCTAGTGATGGCACAGATGTTGCAAATTCTTTAAGATCACTCTCACTATCCAAATTTCCAAACGCAACTATTAAACCACTTCCAGCCACTACTCTAAACTACGGATCTGACGATGAATattatgatgaagacgaaaaTGAATGGTATTATGGTAACGCAGTATCACACAATGTGAATACTAGCAGAGGATTTGACTACATGTATGATTATAATTCCGTTTACACGGGGGATACATCCAACTTTGTAACTGTGGACAATTCGTGTGATATCCTCGATGTACCGGATGGCATTGGATTAGATACTCCAATACAGGACGCGAATGACGGATATATGGATGATGACTCAAGAGGGaaaatatatacataccATCAAAGCCTTCCGGTACAAGATGATAACGATGAACATCCGGACAACGAATTCATCGCAGATTCTTCCCAACCTGGTTTCAGTcatgatgacgaagagCATGACGATAACGGTGAAGAACTAGAGCTTACTGCAAAAGACCCACTATCATTAAGGCGAACCTCATCTATAGGGAAGTCTAGAGCAAATTCCATTCATGATTTTATCACACCTTCCAATTCTGCATCTCCTGTTTTAAAACAGACACATAGCTTCATCACTGGAGAACCTTTATCTCAACACAATTCGACGGTAAGAAGACCACCATTAAAATCTCCTTCATCGGGTAGCTTTTTATTTGGatctgattctgattctgaGTGA
- the VPS54 gene encoding Vps54p (similar to uniprot|Q12071 Saccharomyces cerevisiae YDR027C VPS54 Component of the GARP (Golgi-associated retrograde protein) complex), whose protein sequence is MPDRLLGSETPALSLTPDSRTQLSRSPLLVPSHASDDASSLNDDLSVLSRNRDQIRDSMSMRRSSFDSTFNSFSTTMHTQKHGLDYSPLVDNSIYEIVMNTRFKRWLRHPTTEDIPPVVLSKNDIKDKWDKDINQYRDDIKDEYRVYQSTNNISKLNRMEQMRSIDHDKTALGLQNTKAKAFEEIPEFYFDKEFKLDHPNFFRMLLRDFEFDANQLLNDDDKVRNDSYEELQGRLAFYLDTVEGLLVSEISKSIQSFFDALEDVDKIRENATETINELDSAAEALERINGDKISKRIEMIKDLIRRKNVEKLQQGILQVKLAKEKCEECKEIYQEEKLQECLKLVKAVENLINGDNDDPTVNDWTSQWPYKLTNISSFSSLQGIIDMLNNLKVDIGGSYSLSLVTVLLEDLRTYSKSQSKNDTIIKLQSRKDKNKPHLKIDETFRKQIKENLIQLIDCDQLVPAVKLYEDKFIAELKSVIKVNLPHERQTPEESKDGSKPTAANGSRLSKLIQEQSSQEFQSMLVNIFTSEIELLKRLTRHQKMLLDISLSELPTTAEQSDKMIIDLDIRKSVNEGIRIVQLRMGKIISVRRDITCTLRFDHFLQFYEICMLFMRECESISGEFLTKYLSDVLNLQIDTYLKSLQNLNIRVLKQKIDVERWTPFIVEPELQKDVNDIVSCIDIDPSNWTRFIELNKPSPLDETKDEKQSSTGHKKSVVLGDKTFVASEALILAIKMIKTLLVLASNFPSQYARHCERQLSDVLKFFNTKAIESISSSLTDRLSTKTDKNLNIMAESLDCLAEITLLLQGYFQRTLGSKTDKYENIWKQLQQSSEKLFQTNNIPPPV, encoded by the coding sequence ATGCCGGATAGGTTACTGGGAAGTGAGACACCAGCTCTATCTCTAACTCCTGATAGTAGGACGCAATTAAGTCGATCTCCACTATTGGTGCCCAGTCATGCCTCAGATGATGCTAGCTCGTTGAACGATGATCTATCTGTATTATCTAGAAACAGGGATCAAATAAGGGACAGTATGTCTATGAGGCGTAGTAGTTTTGATTCCacattcaattctttttctacAACGATGCATACCCAAAAACACGGTCTTGATTATTCACCGTTGGTTGATAATTCAATATATGAAATTGTGATGAACACCAGATTTAAAAGATGGTTGCGGCACCCAACCACCGAGGATATTCCCCCTGTAGTTCTAAGCAAGAACGATATTAAGGATAAATGGGACAAGGATATTAATCAATACAGAGATGACATTAAAGACGAATATAGGGTGTATCAATCGACaaataatatatcaaagTTGAACCGAATGGAGCAAATGAGATCTATTGATCATGATAAAACTGCCCTTGGATTGCAAAATACGAAAGCCAAGgcatttgaagaaataccTGAATTCTATTTTGATAAGGAGTTCAAATTAGATCACCccaatttctttcgaaTGCTTCTACGAGATTTTGAGTTTGATGCCAATCAACTActaaatgatgatgataaagtTAGAAATGACAGCTATGAAGAGCTTCAAGGAAGATTGGCATTCTACTTAGATACTGTTGAGGGACTCCTTGTTTCTGAAATCTCCAAGTCTATACAAAGCTTTTTTGACGCTTTGGAAGACGTCGATAAGATTAGAGAAAATGCGACAGAGACAATCAACGAGTTGGATTCTGCTGCTGAGGCCCTTGAGAGGATAAATGGGGATAAAATctcaaaaagaattgagaTGATTAAAGATCTCAtaagaaggaaaaatgTGGAAAAGTTACAACAGGGGATCCTACAAGTAAAACTAGCGAAAGAAAAATGTGAAGAATGtaaagaaatatatcaagaagaaaaactaCAAGAGtgtttgaaattggttAAAGCAGTTGAGAACTTAATAAATGGTGACAATGATGATCCCACTGTCAATGATTGGACCTCTCAGTGGCCGTACAAACTCACAAACATCTCAAGTTTTTCTAGTTTACAGGGCATAATAGACATGCTAAATAATCTGAAGGTTGACATCGGGGGATCTTACTCATTGAGTCTGGTTACCGTACTATTGGAAGATTTGAGGACGTATTCGAAGTCTCAATCGAAAAATGACACGATCATCAAATTGCAATCTAGGAAGGATAAGAACAAACCTCATTTAAAGATCGATGAGACCTTCCGAAAGcaaatcaaagaaaatctAATACAATTAATCGATTGTGATCAGTTGGTTCCGGCAGTGAAGCTATACGAGGATAAATTTATAGCAGAGTTGAAATCTGTTATTAAGGTTAATCTACCGCATGAGAGACAAACACCTGAAGAGTCGAAAGATGGCTCTAAACCAACTGCCGCCAATGGGTCAAGGCTATCAAAGTTGATTCAAGAACAATCATCTCAAGAGTTCCAATCAATGCTTGTAAATATATTCACTTCTGAAATCGAACTATTGAAGAGGTTAACGCGGCATCAGAAAATGCTATTAGACATTTCGCTAAGTGAATTACCGACAACGGCAGAGCAATCTGATAAGATGATTATTGATCTTGATATTCGGAAAAGCGTTAACGAGGGTATAAGGATAGTACAGCTTCGAATGGGGAAAATAATCTCAGTGAGACGGGATATCACATGTACATTACGTTTCGATCATTTCCTTCAGTTCTACGAGATATGCATGCTTTTCATGAGAGAGTGTGAATCTATAAGCGGTGAATTTCTAACGAAGTATCTTTCTGACGTATTGAACCTCCAAATCGATAcatatttgaaatctttacaAAATTTGAACATAAGGGttttgaaacaaaagatcGATGTAGAGAGATGGACACCATTCATCGTCGAGCCCGAATTGCAAAAGGATGTCAATGATATTGTATCGTGTATTGACATTGATCCGTCAAATTGGACACGATTCATCGAGTTGAACAAACCTTCTCCATTAGACGAAACAAAGGATGAGAAGCAATCCTCTACCGGTCACAAAAAATCCGTTGTCTTAGGTGATAAGACATTCGTGGCAAGCGAGGCTCTAATCCTTGCCATCAAAATGATCAAAACTTTATTGGTACTCGCCTCAAACTTCCCATCACAGTATGCAAGACATTGCGAACGTCAATTGTCCGATGTcttgaaattcttcaatacaAAGGCAATAGAATCtatatcatcatcactgaCAGACAGACTATCTACAAAGACAGATAAAAACTTGAATATCATGGCCGAATCACTTGATTGTCTAGCGGAAATAACGCTACTACTACAAGGGTATTTCCAACGTACGCTGGGATCTAAGACAGATAAGTACGAAAACATCTGGAAACAATTACAACAGTCCAGTGagaaattgttccaaacaAACAATATCCCGCCTCCTGTTTAA
- a CDS encoding DNA-binding protein REB1 (uniprot|Q05950 Kluyveromyces lactis KLLA0F04389g REB1 DNA-binding protein REB1), whose product MSQNDTNHESVEEAVFKYVGVGLEKSGEDDAVNKQKSVDWFLKEQDQDQDQDQDPGRDQDQEDNAKHRDANDVSAVAAAAVAAALSVKKRGRPSEQSSTGSSGKGSGSSGQNNKKSKKNKNKLHLAAVDPELASLDDNLVDGNDSEEQSHHQLVHKAIMDTDNIASQHPDFQQYLNTEDDQEPKKEKSEERSYGDLSNIDDHVDDVSVSGSIPSQVRLKKTAEVLPKVLSSESHNDDQQDDVSNLIQEAAAKASHIINPATQSNGKSFDESEEEALEQFIKEYQKIRGLSRRQICERIWSNERRKDDFWTNICRVLPYRTRSSIYKHVRRKYHIFEQRGKWTPEEDAELARWCAEKEGQWSNIGKVLGRMPEDCRDRWRNYVKCGPNRAANKWSVEEEEKLKNVIHQMLDNASTAYEDGEDDEMKDSSTKIEDSGDADMLDVQDSDKKPSISNSKKKPAAKDIINWTVVSEQMGGSRSRIQCRYKWNKLLKKEALNKIKNISDDDKFWLLTKLRDMGFTEDSQVDWEELSTLMPGRRWTGTELKLLYEKVRTTVRQYKRKTINVICKELVGYPEASLPLDDEIRQHHSGDDEDKD is encoded by the coding sequence ATGTCGCAGAACGATACGAACCATGAGTCTGTTGAGGAGGCTGTTTTCAAGTACGTTGGAGTTGGCCTAGAGAAATCTGGGGAAGACGACGCTGTGAACAAGCAGAAGTCCGTAGATTGGTTTTTGAAGGAACAAGACCAAGACCAGGACCAAGATCAGGATCCGGGCAGGGACCAGGACCAGGAGGATAATGCGAAACATCGTGATGCTAACGATGTAAGTGCAGTCGCTGCAGCTGCTGTGGCAGCTGCTCTTTCTGTGAAGAAAAGAGGCCGTCCAAGCGAGCAAAGTAGTACTGGGTCTAGTGGCAAGGGTAGTGGTTCTTCAGGTCAGAATAATAAGAAGTCtaagaagaataaaaataaGCTACATCTAGCTGCTGTGGATCCTGAATTAGCATCGTTAGATGATAATTTGGTCGATGGGAACGATTCGGAGGAGCAATCTCATCACCAATTGGTCCATAAGGCAATCATGGACACTGATAACATCGCTTCTCAACACCCGGATTTCCAACAATATTTGAACACGGAAGACGATCAAGAACctaagaaggaaaaaagcGAAGAGCGTTCGTATGGTGACCTTTCCAACATAGACGATCATGTAGATGACGTCTCAGTATCTGGTAGCATCCCTTCACAGGTAAGGCTGAAGAAAACTGCGGAAGTGTTGCCTAAAGTGCTGTCATCTGAATCTCATAACGACGATCAACAAGATGATGTATcaaatttgattcaagaagCTGCTGCCAAAGCTTCCCATATTATCAATCCGGCAACCCAATCGAATGGTAAATCTTTCGATGagtctgaagaagaagctctagaacaattcatcaaagaataCCAAAAGATCAGAGGCCTCTCGAGACGTCAAATTTgtgaaagaatttggtCCAAcgaaagaaggaaagatGACTTCTGGACTAATATCTGTAGGGTGTTGCCTTACAGGACAAGATCTTCGATTTACAAACACGTTCGTCGTAAGTATCACATTTTTGAACAACGTGGTAAGTGGACTCCTGAGGAAGATGCCGAATTAGCAAGATGGTGTGCAGAGAAGGAAGGTCAGTGGTCAAACATCGGTAAGGTTTTAGGTAGAATGCCAGAAGATTGTAGGGATCGTTGGAGAAATTATGTCAAGTGTGGTCCAAATAGAGCCGCCAATAAATGGTCTgtggaggaagaagaaaaattgaaaaatgttATTCATCAAATGTTGGATAACGCCAGCACTGCGTACGAAGAtggtgaagatgatgaaatgaaagattcatCTACTAAGATAGAGGATTCTGGAGATGCTGATATGCTGGATGTTCAGGATTCTGATAAGAAACCCTCTATTTCGAACTCTAAAAAGAAGCCAGCCGCAAAAGATATTATAAACTGGACTGTTGTAAGTGAACAAATGGGAGGATCAAGATCCCGTATTCAATGTCGTTATAAATGGAAcaaattattgaaaaaggaagCCTTgaataaaatcaaaaacatCTCAGATGACGATAAATTCTGGTTGCTAACTAAATTAAGAGATATGGGTTTCACAGAGGATTCTCAAGTGGATTGGGAAGAATTATCTACCTTAATGCCTGGTAGAAGATGGACTGGTACTGAGTTGAAATTATTATACGAAAAAGTCAGGACTACAGTTCGCCAATACAAACGAAAAACTATTAATGTGATCTGTAAAGAACTCGTTGGATATCCAGAAGCCTCATTGCCACTTGACGATGAAATACGTCAACATCATAGcggtgatgatgaagataaGGATTGA
- the POG1 gene encoding Pog1p (no similarity), producing the protein MSSRIDANEYDTEDEESILQQNVDDSLYAEVMKSLGINYGSNGEKPKPIDRELLLQLVELKKKEIGTDLERLKAENLNKLDMILTKITALNLPSEVILALVESSPGQLESNLERIGVVPLVPANGQLTSPKQLRNWPQVTPPQTQAQPPLQAVQSQIPPLIQQSQFSPQSLPQAPPQGPPQFVPTYHSRTLSQPVELMTSLQKPNQQPLLQQQQQQQRQQLPPPMLPPGGQQQFCPLPSLSGSQMKYNFPPPPMPPDASPNASLSNNRTGLYYPQRYQRPISYGSQNIPPAIYEQVPPLPNYRMGHKRAHSAMTVPEMSTFTIRRNEPNEMLEIDGSKKPGKVSFLINTPKNPPK; encoded by the coding sequence ATGTCTTCAAGGATAGATGCTAATGAATATGAtactgaagatgaagaatcgATACTTCAGCAGAACGTTGATGATAGTTTGTACGCTGAAGTAATGAAAAGTTTAGGAATTAATTATGGTAGCAATGGCGAAAAGCCGAAACCTATTGATAGAGAGTTATTGCTACAATTAGTtgagttgaaaaaaaaagagattgGTACAGACTTGGAGCGCTTGAAAGCAGAGAATTTAAACAAGTTAGATATGATTTTAACGAAAATCACTGCGTTAAATTTACCATCGGAAGTAATTTTAGCATTAGTTGAATCATCACCAGGTCAGCTGGAATCTAACTTGGAAAGGATAGGTGTTGTTCCACTGGTGCCTGCAAATGGCCAATTAACTTCTCCAAAGCAACTGCGAAATTGGCCTCAAGTGACACCTCCTCAAACTCAAGCTCAACCGCCACTCCAAGCTGTACAATCTCAAATTCCTCCTCTGATTCAACAGAGCCAATTCTCCCCTCAGAGTCTGCCGCAAGCGCCGCCTCAAGGTCCTCCCCAGTTTGTTCCTACTTATCATTCTCGTACACTCTCTCAACCTGTAGAGTTAATGACATCCCTACAAAAACCTAATCAACAACCGCTattacaacaacaacaacaacaacaacgGCAACAACTTCCACCTCCAATGCTACCGCCGGGCGGTCAACAACAATTTTGTCCTCTCCCTAGTTTGAGTGGATCACAAATGAAATACAACTTTCCTCCACCTCCAATGCCTCCCGATGCATCTCCAAATGCATCCCTGAGTAATAATAGAACAGGGTTATATTACCCTCAACGATATCAACGACCCATTAGTTATGGATCTCAAAATATTCCTCCGGCAATTTACGAACAAGTACCTCCCCTGCCTAATTATAGGATGGGTCACAAGAGAGCCCATAGTGCTATGACCGTTCCAGAAATGAGTACATTCACTATACGTAGGAATGAACCAAATGAAATGCTGGAGATAGATGGTAGTAAGAAACCCGGGAAAGTTAGCTTTCTAATCAATACTCCCAAGAACCCTCCTAAATGA